The following proteins come from a genomic window of Sorghum bicolor cultivar BTx623 chromosome 3, Sorghum_bicolor_NCBIv3, whole genome shotgun sequence:
- the LOC8070454 gene encoding peptidyl-prolyl cis-trans isomerase CYP26-2, chloroplastic yields the protein MRPCQPQQATMSQRILNSAKQTPATTQRHHPSPPQPPPKLGRRAAAAAIAIAAAPALLLSISPASSKAQEAEAAPAPAPSCLAELPVTAKAFLDVSIGGEPAGRITVGLFGDAAPAGASRFLSLVTGVGYRRKEFVKIVPGYVQHSGVVSYPAIPAVTDRLAAEAEAVRARCGAVHAAAGAVSIVVRDPSLPPPKPKLVARGGKLEVEEEQAGVVPNGTEFVVTTEAAPELDASAVLVGRVLDGMDVVAKIAAVPTVRDNTASPYFRVAKLIGDKRAVVAERGFNRPYTKILVTNCGVLS from the exons ATGCGCCCATGCCAGCCTCAGCAAGCAACAATGTCGCAGCGAATTCTCAACAGCGCCAAGCAGACGCCGGCAACGACGCAGCGGCACCACCCTTCGCCGCCACAGCCGCCGCCTAAGCtcggccgccgcgccgccgccgcggccatcgCCATCGCGGCCGCGCCGGCGCTCCTGCTGAGCATCTCGCCGGCGTCGTCCAAGGCGCAGGAAGCCGAAGCCGCTCCCGCTCCCGCGCCTTCGTGCCTCGCGGAGCTTCCCGTCACCGCGAAGGCCTTCCTGGACGTGTCCATCGGCGGCGAGCCCGCGGGGCGCATCACGGTGGGGCTGTTCGGGGACGCGGCCCCGGCGGGCGCGTCCCGGTTCCTGTCCCTGGTGACGGGCGTCGGGTACCGGCGCAAGGAGTTCGTGAAGATCGTGCCGGGCTACGTCCAGCACAGCGGCGTGGTGTCGTACCCGGCCATCCCCGCGGTGACGGACCGGCTGGCGGCCGAGGCGGAGGCGGTGCGCGCGCGGTGCGGGGCCGTGCACGCGGCGGCCGGCGCGGTGTCGATCGTCGTGCGGGACCCGAGCCTGCCGCCGCCGAAGCCGAAGCTGGTGGCCAGGGGCGGGAAGctggaggtggaggaggagcaggccGGCGTGGTGCCTAACGGCACCGAGTTCGTGGTCACCACCGAGGCGGCCCCCGAGCTGGACGCGTCGGCGGTGCTGGTCGGTAGGGTGCTGGATGGCATGGACGTCGTTGCCAAGATCGCCGCCGTGCCCACCGTCAGGGACAACACCGCCTCGCCATACTTCAG AGTGGCCAAGCTGATCGGCGACAAGAGAGCAGTTGTTGCAGAGCGAGGCTTCAACCGCCCGTACACCAAGATCTTAGTCACCAACTGTGGTGTGCTCAGTTGA
- the LOC110433615 gene encoding uncharacterized protein LOC110433615: protein MAASTSRTSPGNHKVLLAALLCIAAFFPGSSASTPLVAQTCGRTSNQRLCVSLLESSNRSRSATTVRDLAIIAVRGARRSVLRARLRAWDLSHGARRETTTPAAGRLVARCAALYRDCLHAAAHALARVTHMPAYDDGGRVAADDAVAALRVFPEKCQRLFDAQEIVSPLEQVNRDTEDKLRVASEIVHLLRRSRLEPPSPSRHGDVERTNV, encoded by the coding sequence ATGGCGGCTTCAACGAGCAGAACATCACCCGGAAACCACAAGGTTCTCCTCGCCGCTCTGCTCTGCATCGCCGCCTTCTTCCCCGGATCATCCGCCAGCACGCCCTTGGTCGCCCAGACCTGCGGCAGGACGTCCAACCAGCGCCTCTGCGTCTCTCTCCTCGAGTCCAGCAACCGGAGCCGCAGCGCGACGACGGTCCGGGATCTCGCCATCATCGCGGTGAGGGGCGCcaggaggtcggtgctccgcgCTAGGCTGCGCGCGTGGGACCTCAGCCACGGGGCGCGGCGAGAGACGACGACGCCGGCGGCGGGCCGGCTGGTGGCGAGGTGCGCGGCGCTGTACAGGGACTGCCTCCACGCCGCGGCGCACGCGCTGGCCAGGGTGACCCACATGCCGGCGTACGACGACGGCGGCCGCGTGGCCGCCGACGACGCCGTGGCCGCCCTGCGCGTGTTCCCGGAGAAGTGCCAGCGCCTCTTCGACGCGCAGGAGATCGTGTCGCCGCTGGAGCAGGTGAACCGGGACACGGAGGATAAGCTGCGCGTCGCGTCGGAGATCGTTCACTTGCTGCGCCGCTCTAGACTAGAGCCCCCTTCTCCCTCGCGGCATGGTGATGTCGAACGCACAAATGTCTAG
- the LOC110433616 gene encoding uncharacterized protein LOC110433616: MAATGLYGMVTFLLLLSLPAALADPSFFNRTCYLTKNPGACHSVLGHYFWSLNATTLPQLTSTGLDVAVFKARDIMGAMSELFGEGRYAGTHEGDALAQCARLYDKTMSYDLDQGDMRLVDGKYSDALRFVTHARSAGDACEKAFADRGSRSVVSDLN, from the coding sequence ATGGCAGCCACTGGGCTATACGGCATGGTCACCTTTCTGCTCCTACTCTCCCTCCCCGCCGCTCTAGCCGATCCCAGCTTCTTCAACCGGACATGCTATCTCACGAAAAACCCCGGTGCATGTCACTCGGTGCTCGGCCACTACTTCTGGAGCCTAAACGCCACCACACTGCCCCAGCTTACTAGCACCGGGCTCGACGTCGCCGTGTTCAAGGCCAGAGACATCATGGGCGCTATGAGCGAGCTCTTTGGAGAGGGGAGGTACGCGGGCACGCACGAAGGGGACGCGCTCGCGCAGTGCGCACGGCTGTACGACAAGACCATGAGCTACGACCTCGACCAGGGGGACATGCGGCTCGTCGACGGGAAGTACAGCGACGCGCTGCGGTTCGTGACCCACGCAAGGAGCGCCGGAGATGCCTGCGAGAAGGCGTTCGCCGACCGCGGCTCGCGGTCCGTGGTGAGCGACTTGAACTAG